AAAACTCCAGATTCCCCTTTTATACCTTCCAGATCAAGAATGGAGAAAAATGGATAGATATCGGTGTTTTTAAATTGGGAAAACCAATTTACAAAATATGGTCAAGTCTCAAAATAAAGAATCTTACAATAAAATATTTGCAAAATTAAAAGAGCATCATAAATGGTTTGAAAACTCAATTCCATTAATTGCTAGTGAAAATATTCCTAGTCCTGCTGTAAGAGAGGCAATTATTTCTGATTTTGGCAATAGATATGCAGAAGGTTGGCCTGGAGATAGAGTGTATGCTGGATGTATCTACATTGATGACGTAGAAGTAGAATGTATGAAATTAGCTAAAAAATTGTATAAAGCAAAATTTGCAGATGTGAGACCTATTTCTGGAGTCGTTGCAAATTTAGCAGTATATTCAGCTTATTCAAATCCAGGAGATGTAATGATTGCTCCATCTATTCCTGCTGGCGGACATATTTCACATGGTAAAAAAGAACATTCTGGTACTGCAGGACTTGTCCACGGTTTAGAAATTGAATTTTATCCATTTAATGCTGAAGATATGACAATTGATGTTGATAAAACTAAACAAAAAGTAAAAGAATTGAAAAAGAATAATCGTCTTCCAAAAATGGCAATGTTTGGTGGTTCATTATTTTTATTCCCACATCCGGTAAAGGAGTTATCAGATTTTCTTAAAACATATGATATTCACATCAATTATGATGCAGCTCATGTTGCAGGATTAATTGCTGGCGGAAAATTCCAGGATCCAATGCGTGAAGGTGCAGATACAATGACTATGAGTACTCATAAGACATTGTTTGGACCACAAGGAGGATTAGTTTTAGGTTCTGAAGAACATGAAGAGCCAATTAAGAAAGCAACTTTCCCAGGATTAACTAGTAGTCACCATATCAATAACATGGCAGGAAAAGCTGTTGCATTTGCTGAAGCATTAGAATTTGGTAAAGATTATGCAGCACAAGTAATTAAAAATGCCAAAATATTTGCTGAAGCACTAAATGATGCTGGATTCAAAGTATTAGGTGAAAGTAGAGGATATACACAATCACATCAAATTGCAGTTAATGTTTTAGATTATTCTGACGGCGGAAAAGTTGAAGCTGAATTAGAAAAAGCCAACATAATTGTCAACAGACAACTTATTCCTGGAGACATTAAGGCTGGAAGAAATTATTTCCATCCAGGAGGCATTAGATTGGGTGTCTCTGAAATAACAAGATTAGGAATGAAGGAAAATGAAATGAAAGAGATTGCCACATTCATTAAACAAATAATTATTGAGAAAAAGGATCCAAAGAAAGTTCTTCCAAAAGTAAAATCTTGGAGAAAAGATTATCAAAAAGTCAAATATTGTTTTGATAGTAAACTTGGTGCCTACGAATACGTCAAATTAAGATAATTTTACGCATAATCTGTAAGAAGTGATTGGTCACCTTGACTTTTACCAAAAACTAATTCAATCTCATCAGATAAAGCATGAATTCTTCCACGTTGATATTCCCCAACATCATATTTGTCAACTAATCTCTTTGCAAGTTTAAGATATTTTTCAACTGAACCTCTAGTGATTGTTGCAATTAATTTATGTCCACATACACAAGTTTGAATTAAAGGCATTCGACGATATGATTTTCCACATGCCGTACATCTAAAACTTTGTCGAGCATATGCCCTTAGATTTCCCATGATGTCTGGAACTAGATGTGTTGAAATTACATTTGAAACAAGTTCGGATGGGTTAACTACATTAATCAATTCAGCATTTCTAACTTGCATATCAAACTTATCAAGCATTGAACCTAAGGTCGAATATGCACTTCTTGATTTGGAAGTAGTTAGTGATGAAGTCAAATGAGTAAAATGGTAATCAAAGAATTGTCTTTTAGTATCTAATCTAGATTTGATAATTTCAACTGAAGTTACATCAGAAGCCTTACTTTGTTGAATTGTTGATTCAAAAAATTCTAGAGGAAAAATTTTTGTTACTTCAAGATTATGGGCTTGAGGTTGGGATTCATGTGGTAAAACTAGTGGTTGTACAAGTAATGGAGCATCCATTAAACCGCCTATTCTATCAGATAGAAATTGCCTAGAGAAATTTAACAAACTATCCATTAACAACATTATTGAATCGGCATCACCATCAGCATCACGTCTCTTTGCTGAATGCCAATTTGGTGTTCCAAAACAAACATGAGTGTCAGTATATCCAATAACTCTGCCTACAATTCCAACAGAAGTATGAGGTGCTAAACCAATTATTAGATGACCAATTAGTTCTTCAGGATTATTTACATTATAAAATGAAGATTTACCATAAAATTTTGTTAAAAGAGTATCAATGTATTTACAAGTTGAAACTAGATATTTTCCACTTTCCTCAGGAATTACAACATCTTGCATTCTAAGTTCTACAGTTTGATCAATATTTTCTAGTGGGTTTCCATCAATGTCATGAGAATATCCTAATTTCTTCAGTTTTTCAACAGAGGTTCCAATCCATGATGGTTTGAATTGAGTTAATGGGGAATTTGTTGCATCAAATCTAATTGTACCGTCTTTGAATGTTGTCAAACCTAAAGTTTGACGTACAAGTCCTTTTTCAAGAGGTTCTGCAATTTTATCCTCACTGATTAATTCTTTAAGACCTTTGAAAGGTTCTTTCGCACGAATACCCATCTTCTCTTGAGCTAAAAGTAATCGTGATTTTAGTGGAAATTCTTTATGAGAATGTGCAGGAGCTTTTCTTTTACATTTTTCACAGAATGGTTCTGTCAGCGTATCTCTACAACTATTACATCTGAAAGAAATTGATGTTTTTTCACCACAATTAGAACAATTAATCCCAATAGACGGTTCATTACATTGTTCACAATGTCTATTGTAGATATTTGCAAAAAAGTGCTCATTTCGTGATGCCTTAAGGAGATCTCTTGTGGGTCCACCTTTATCAGAAATTGGAAATAATGTGTGTGTAGGAGGCTTCATTTGTCGGGGAGCGGCCTTTTCAGGCCTTCCAATTCTAACTCCAATTGATGTTGAAAATTTATTATTAATTTTAATTTTTGATGAATTTGTTAAAATTTCAGGAATGGATAATTCACTGATTATTGGTTTTGATACAAATAATAAATTAAAGAAAATTTTTGCTTCATCATTTTCTAAAAGGATAGATTGATTTGCAATTTTATGTGGAGTTCCCAATTTTTCTAAAATATTTTTAATTTCAATTGGATACTCAATTTTGTTTTCATTGAAGTTTTTTGGATGTAAAAGTTCAAGTAATTCTTCTAAAGAAATCTTATCCCAATAATAGAGGTAATGTGGATGTAATGAAAACTTGTAATCAATTGAAATTTTTAATGCTTCGTCTACTGAGGGAAATTTAGTCAAAAACTGTTCTAGGTATTGATTTTTAGGCTCAGATATTGAAATTATTTGTTTTAGTTCTTCTATCCAAATTTCTTCAACATATCCTGAAGGAATTAGTTGAGCATTGTTTTCAAGAAAATCTCCAAATGTGATTAAGATATCTCCAAGGTGGAGAATTTTTTCAATTTTATTTTTAATTTCTATTCCATGTTTAACATCTCTAATTTTAACAACATCTCCATTAAGAAGACGGACTATTGGTGTTTCAATACTATCAACAAATGCTACAGTTGCACCTTTTCCAGGAAGATCACATTTGACCTGTGTTCCAACTGCTATAGTATGATCTAAGATTTCAGCAACAACAGGATGAAATCCTACTGCTGCAAACCCAGTATTACATGCTCTTCCATATCTAAGCCTAAATCCGCCTAATTTGTTAGGCATAGATAATACAGATCTTCCC
This window of the Candidatus Nitrosomarinus catalina genome carries:
- the glyA gene encoding serine hydroxymethyltransferase, producing the protein MVKSQNKESYNKIFAKLKEHHKWFENSIPLIASENIPSPAVREAIISDFGNRYAEGWPGDRVYAGCIYIDDVEVECMKLAKKLYKAKFADVRPISGVVANLAVYSAYSNPGDVMIAPSIPAGGHISHGKKEHSGTAGLVHGLEIEFYPFNAEDMTIDVDKTKQKVKELKKNNRLPKMAMFGGSLFLFPHPVKELSDFLKTYDIHINYDAAHVAGLIAGGKFQDPMREGADTMTMSTHKTLFGPQGGLVLGSEEHEEPIKKATFPGLTSSHHINNMAGKAVAFAEALEFGKDYAAQVIKNAKIFAEALNDAGFKVLGESRGYTQSHQIAVNVLDYSDGGKVEAELEKANIIVNRQLIPGDIKAGRNYFHPGGIRLGVSEITRLGMKENEMKEIATFIKQIIIEKKDPKKVLPKVKSWRKDYQKVKYCFDSKLGAYEYVKLR
- a CDS encoding DNA polymerase II large subunit: MSENDAISRIRGIEMPDYYLDYYSNLSTETYSIFEHAAAAKSTLVDSSGIIEPKIAFDLADRVAKMHEIDIAEPLREILKINGKELSALILAKDIALGKYSLPDASIEEKLDLAVRVGLAIITEGVTIAPLQGISEVKIKKNKDGTDYLSVSIAGPMRSAGGTESAVTLLIADHVRKIAGLSKFQANSFDDETGRFVEELRIYEREASSFQFHILDEDIEHVISNLPVELAGVDTDPYEVVNHKGMTRIQTDRVRGGALRVLNDGLIGRSKKLLKRIEMYNLDGWEWLGDLKGAVQTGDNQEDAAAKRMREVITGRSVLSMPNKLGGFRLRYGRACNTGFAAVGFHPVVAEILDHTIAVGTQVKCDLPGKGATVAFVDSIETPIVRLLNGDVVKIRDVKHGIEIKNKIEKILHLGDILITFGDFLENNAQLIPSGYVEEIWIEELKQIISISEPKNQYLEQFLTKFPSVDEALKISIDYKFSLHPHYLYYWDKISLEELLELLHPKNFNENKIEYPIEIKNILEKLGTPHKIANQSILLENDEAKIFFNLLFVSKPIISELSIPEILTNSSKIKINNKFSTSIGVRIGRPEKAAPRQMKPPTHTLFPISDKGGPTRDLLKASRNEHFFANIYNRHCEQCNEPSIGINCSNCGEKTSISFRCNSCRDTLTEPFCEKCKRKAPAHSHKEFPLKSRLLLAQEKMGIRAKEPFKGLKELISEDKIAEPLEKGLVRQTLGLTTFKDGTIRFDATNSPLTQFKPSWIGTSVEKLKKLGYSHDIDGNPLENIDQTVELRMQDVVIPEESGKYLVSTCKYIDTLLTKFYGKSSFYNVNNPEELIGHLIIGLAPHTSVGIVGRVIGYTDTHVCFGTPNWHSAKRRDADGDADSIMLLMDSLLNFSRQFLSDRIGGLMDAPLLVQPLVLPHESQPQAHNLEVTKIFPLEFFESTIQQSKASDVTSVEIIKSRLDTKRQFFDYHFTHLTSSLTTSKSRSAYSTLGSMLDKFDMQVRNAELINVVNPSELVSNVISTHLVPDIMGNLRAYARQSFRCTACGKSYRRMPLIQTCVCGHKLIATITRGSVEKYLKLAKRLVDKYDVGEYQRGRIHALSDEIELVFGKSQGDQSLLTDYA